Proteins encoded by one window of Longimicrobium sp.:
- a CDS encoding DUF2723 domain-containing protein, with the protein MSQAAPTAQTPVSAGPPVYTPAATRPPYLAALAAAAAVFALYAITLGPTTWFWDTSEYIATAHILGIPHPPGNPLFVLLARAWEVLLSPLGLSPAVRINLFSAFMTAGTMFFWYLVVHRILTTFTDRPVFRHGGAAVSVLISATAYTVWSQATVNEKVYTVSLFTIGVMTWVAFLWRDQVESRRTGPREGRGKKWHDDNALVLIAFVLALSVGNHLMAFLAAPALAVFFLMVKPQVFANWRIYAFAALFGLLGLSAHLYLPIRSNLQPVINEAAPSCPNLSSAIISVIGFGKIHLPGECPDLFASLARDQYQKPPVLERQAPFKAQISNYFQYFDWQWARSVKGEDGYFGAGRIFVTMIFLALGGFGALEHYRRDRKSFAYIATLFFTLSFGLVYYMNFKYGFMQVRALNLDPELSEVRERDYFFLVSFSLWGLWAGIGLTVLWQQLAEAVGGRRNSAYLGAPVLLLAAIPLVLNWPYASRRNDYTARDFAYNMLQSVEPYGVLFTNGDNDTFPLWYVQEVEGVRRDVTVIVLSYLNTDWYARQLRDITKPCERPGQADEDPTRIICQRPFDASKAPKFYDGRRAPTRTILPLNDDEIRGVMNQGAFLTPQEMVFEARGIQAVIQAQRPITPADQFLLTMVKHAWGDRPFYFAGTTNVQFDLNLYPFVERQGMVFKLVNAQDAGNALKMPEGQNYSAVLGAYLNPERNRRLVEEAFEFHGVENRPHWTDDATRNIPMHYFYALSALAAGEEISGRPAEAQKYKARALAFQALSDR; encoded by the coding sequence ATGAGCCAAGCCGCCCCGACCGCGCAGACCCCCGTCTCCGCAGGGCCCCCGGTGTACACGCCGGCGGCCACGCGCCCGCCGTACCTCGCGGCCCTCGCCGCGGCGGCGGCGGTCTTTGCGCTGTATGCCATCACGCTGGGACCCACCACCTGGTTCTGGGACACCAGCGAGTACATCGCCACCGCGCACATCCTGGGCATCCCGCACCCGCCGGGCAACCCGCTCTTCGTGCTGCTGGCGCGCGCCTGGGAGGTGCTTCTCTCGCCGCTCGGGCTGTCGCCCGCGGTACGCATCAACCTCTTCTCCGCCTTCATGACGGCGGGGACGATGTTCTTCTGGTACCTGGTGGTGCACCGCATCCTCACCACGTTCACGGACCGGCCGGTCTTCCGGCACGGCGGCGCGGCGGTGTCGGTGCTCATCTCGGCCACGGCGTACACGGTGTGGAGCCAGGCCACGGTGAACGAAAAGGTGTACACCGTCTCGCTCTTCACCATCGGCGTGATGACGTGGGTGGCGTTCCTGTGGCGCGACCAGGTGGAGTCGCGCCGCACGGGCCCGCGCGAAGGGCGCGGCAAGAAGTGGCACGACGACAACGCGCTGGTGCTGATCGCCTTCGTGCTGGCGCTCTCGGTGGGGAACCACCTGATGGCGTTCCTGGCCGCGCCGGCGCTGGCGGTCTTCTTCCTGATGGTGAAGCCGCAGGTGTTCGCCAACTGGCGCATCTACGCCTTCGCCGCGCTCTTTGGGCTGCTGGGGCTTTCGGCGCACCTCTACCTGCCCATCCGCTCCAACCTGCAGCCGGTGATCAACGAGGCGGCGCCGTCGTGCCCCAACCTCAGCTCGGCCATCATCAGCGTCATCGGGTTCGGCAAGATCCACCTGCCGGGCGAGTGCCCGGACCTGTTCGCCTCGCTGGCGCGCGACCAGTACCAGAAGCCGCCCGTGCTGGAGCGGCAGGCGCCGTTCAAAGCGCAGATTTCCAACTACTTCCAGTACTTCGACTGGCAGTGGGCGCGCTCCGTCAAGGGCGAGGACGGCTACTTCGGGGCGGGGCGGATCTTCGTCACGATGATCTTTCTGGCGCTGGGCGGCTTCGGCGCGCTGGAGCACTACCGGCGCGACCGGAAGAGCTTCGCCTACATCGCCACCCTCTTCTTTACGCTGTCCTTCGGGCTGGTGTACTACATGAACTTCAAGTACGGGTTCATGCAGGTGCGCGCCTTGAACCTGGATCCGGAGCTCTCCGAGGTCCGCGAGCGCGACTACTTCTTCCTGGTCTCCTTCTCCCTGTGGGGGCTGTGGGCGGGGATCGGGCTCACGGTGCTCTGGCAGCAGCTGGCCGAGGCGGTGGGCGGGCGCCGCAACTCCGCGTACTTGGGCGCGCCGGTGCTGCTGCTGGCGGCAATCCCGCTCGTCCTCAACTGGCCGTACGCGTCGCGCCGCAACGACTACACGGCGCGCGACTTCGCGTACAACATGCTGCAGTCGGTGGAGCCGTACGGCGTGCTCTTCACCAACGGCGACAACGACACCTTCCCGCTCTGGTACGTGCAGGAGGTGGAAGGGGTGCGGCGCGACGTGACGGTGATCGTGCTCTCGTACCTGAACACGGACTGGTATGCGCGGCAGCTTCGTGACATCACCAAGCCGTGCGAGCGCCCCGGCCAGGCGGACGAGGACCCCACGCGCATCATCTGCCAGCGCCCCTTCGACGCCAGCAAGGCGCCCAAGTTCTACGACGGGCGCCGCGCCCCCACGCGCACCATCCTCCCGCTGAACGACGACGAGATCCGCGGGGTGATGAACCAGGGCGCGTTCCTGACCCCCCAGGAGATGGTCTTCGAGGCGCGCGGCATCCAGGCGGTGATCCAGGCGCAGCGGCCGATCACGCCGGCGGACCAGTTCCTCCTGACGATGGTGAAGCACGCATGGGGCGACCGGCCGTTCTACTTCGCGGGCACCACCAACGTGCAGTTCGACCTGAACCTGTACCCCTTCGTGGAGCGGCAGGGGATGGTGTTCAAGCTGGTCAACGCGCAGGATGCGGGGAACGCGCTGAAGATGCCGGAGGGGCAGAACTACTCCGCGGTGCTGGGCGCGTACCTGAACCCGGAGCGCAACCGTCGCCTGGTGGAGGAGGCGTTCGAGTTCCACGGCGTCGAGAACCGCCCGCACTGGACGGACGACGCCACGCGCAACATTCCGATGCACTACTTCTACGCGCTCTCCGCCCTCGCGGCCGGCGAGGAGATCTCCGGCCGTCCCGCCGAGGCGCAGAAGTACAAGGCGCGCGCCCTGGCCTTCCAGGCGCTGTCGGACCGCTGA
- a CDS encoding BlaI/MecI/CopY family transcriptional regulator: MEISFTERELDVMGVLWDLGSATVAEVRERLADDLAYTTVLTVLRTLEEKGYVEHTEEGKAYRYHPAVERQEAGTSVLRRLTRKLFKDSPEMLLTHLVSDRSLSGDELRRMRRLLQERLDAEEKP; encoded by the coding sequence ATGGAGATCTCGTTTACGGAGCGGGAGCTGGACGTGATGGGCGTGCTGTGGGACCTGGGGAGCGCAACCGTGGCGGAGGTCCGCGAGCGGCTGGCGGACGACCTCGCCTACACCACGGTGCTCACCGTCCTGCGTACCCTGGAGGAGAAGGGGTACGTGGAGCACACGGAGGAGGGGAAGGCGTACCGCTACCACCCAGCGGTGGAGCGCCAGGAGGCCGGCACCAGCGTACTGCGCAGGCTCACGCGGAAGCTGTTCAAGGATTCGCCGGAGATGCTCCTCACGCACCTCGTTTCCGACCGGTCGCTCTCCGGCGACGAGCTGCGGCGGATGCGCCGCCTTCTGCAAGAGCGCCTCGACGCGGAGGAGAAGCCATGA
- a CDS encoding TonB family protein — MIAWLVYALAFSALLALAALAAEALLRMYGRPTRWVWVGAILLSCAGPFALAERPRQVAVSFAPVATAGADLPAAPAVRRAPPLSERVERVLPALWMATSALLVAGIAAGVAVLWRRRRGWRAARLADVSVLLSHEVGPAVVGVVRPAIVVPRWTLDWAEPMQRLVVRHEGEHIRARDPLLILAATVAAALVPWNLALWFQLRRLRLAVEVDCDARTLRGGGDVATYGDLLLRVGARGSAAALASAAFAEPRSFLERRIRAMTDRTPRNRAARAAACAVLTLCVAATGYALPAPAHPALFASLFPAEDADPIRVRAALTQPDTIPVYDIAQVERKPSLRNASEITQGLQRAYPAHLRDSGIGGTVLVEMVVQPSGTVAQARVVNTTHPELQEPARTVALTMRFAPGEVGGEPVGVRVQIPITFQPEGAAVTLTAPGRDMEPSRASSARTEAVSVPTRASSAQTEAVSVPTRASGAQTEAATVPSRASSARTEVVSVPSRAATRVDTIVVPSTTTGEVLPASAGISTRGWAPTRTTAPTRAQPRSLAPTQTTVMVTTAPTKAAIARGVAPARTTVLTTTVPTRRSASSRAVTTAAAPAHAETRAQTSTRITTARTTKVAPARATSIAPVRARPSRARKADPTPELLGRVIDPNAPRVPPAPAQP, encoded by the coding sequence ATGATCGCCTGGCTCGTCTATGCCCTGGCCTTTTCGGCGCTGCTCGCCCTCGCCGCCCTCGCCGCGGAGGCGCTGCTGCGGATGTACGGGCGCCCCACGCGCTGGGTCTGGGTCGGCGCCATCCTCCTATCGTGCGCTGGACCGTTTGCGCTGGCGGAGCGTCCGCGCCAGGTGGCCGTCTCCTTTGCTCCCGTGGCGACGGCCGGCGCTGATCTCCCCGCCGCGCCGGCCGTGCGCCGCGCTCCCCCGCTTTCCGAGCGCGTCGAAAGGGTGCTGCCGGCGCTCTGGATGGCGACTTCGGCGCTGCTGGTCGCGGGGATCGCGGCGGGGGTGGCGGTGCTGTGGCGCAGGCGGCGGGGGTGGCGTGCGGCGCGGCTGGCGGACGTGTCCGTGCTCCTGTCGCACGAGGTGGGGCCCGCGGTGGTGGGCGTCGTGAGGCCCGCCATCGTGGTGCCGCGCTGGACGCTGGACTGGGCGGAGCCGATGCAGCGCCTGGTGGTGCGGCACGAAGGCGAGCACATCCGCGCCCGCGACCCCCTCCTGATCCTGGCCGCTACCGTGGCGGCGGCGCTCGTCCCGTGGAATCTCGCCCTGTGGTTTCAGCTTCGCCGGCTGCGGCTGGCGGTGGAGGTGGACTGCGATGCTCGTACCCTGCGCGGAGGCGGGGACGTCGCCACCTACGGCGACCTCCTCCTGCGCGTCGGCGCCCGTGGCTCCGCGGCCGCACTCGCGTCCGCGGCATTTGCCGAACCCCGTTCCTTCCTGGAAAGGAGAATCCGCGCCATGACCGATCGCACCCCGCGCAACCGCGCCGCACGCGCGGCTGCCTGCGCCGTCCTCACCCTTTGCGTAGCGGCCACCGGCTACGCGCTTCCGGCACCGGCCCACCCGGCACTCTTCGCCAGCCTCTTTCCCGCCGAGGACGCGGACCCCATCCGCGTTCGCGCCGCCCTGACGCAGCCCGACACGATCCCGGTCTACGACATCGCCCAGGTAGAGCGGAAGCCCTCGCTGCGCAACGCGAGCGAGATCACCCAGGGGCTGCAGCGCGCCTATCCGGCGCACCTGCGTGACTCCGGCATCGGAGGCACCGTGCTGGTGGAGATGGTAGTGCAGCCGAGCGGAACCGTCGCGCAGGCCCGGGTGGTCAACACGACCCACCCTGAGCTCCAGGAGCCGGCGCGGACCGTCGCCCTCACCATGCGCTTTGCGCCGGGCGAGGTGGGCGGCGAGCCCGTCGGTGTGCGAGTGCAGATCCCCATCACCTTCCAGCCGGAGGGCGCCGCGGTCACGCTGACGGCTCCCGGCCGGGACATGGAGCCGTCGCGCGCGTCGAGTGCGAGGACCGAGGCCGTTAGCGTGCCCACGCGCGCATCGAGCGCGCAGACCGAAGCCGTCAGCGTGCCCACGCGCGCATCGGGCGCGCAGACCGAAGCCGCCACCGTGCCGTCGCGTGCATCGAGTGCGAGGACCGAAGTCGTCAGCGTGCCGTCGCGCGCGGCCACGCGGGTGGACACCATCGTGGTCCCATCCACCACCACGGGTGAAGTGCTGCCGGCGAGCGCCGGGATCTCGACCCGGGGATGGGCTCCAACGCGGACCACGGCGCCCACCCGGGCCCAGCCGCGCTCGCTTGCCCCGACCCAGACCACCGTCATGGTCACCACGGCACCGACGAAAGCGGCGATCGCCCGCGGGGTCGCACCGGCACGGACCACCGTGCTGACCACCACCGTGCCCACCAGGAGATCGGCATCGTCCCGCGCGGTCACCACGGCGGCGGCGCCGGCTCACGCGGAGACCCGGGCACAGACGAGCACGCGGATCACCACCGCGCGGACGACAAAGGTGGCGCCGGCCCGCGCCACCAGCATCGCCCCGGTCAGGGCCCGGCCGTCGCGTGCGCGGAAGGCCGACCCCACGCCGGAGCTGCTGGGCAGGGTCATCGATCCCAACGCGCCGCGCGTGCCGCCCGCGCCCGCGCAGCCCTGA
- a CDS encoding S8 family peptidase, translating into MRFRPLAATAFLTALAACSDQAGSPVATDPTHVRSAASGAIPGSYVVVLNEDADPRAVAAVAGVSPRYVYTAALTGFAAELNAGQLNALQHNPNVDYIEQDARVQASATQSNATWGLDRIDQRSLPLNGTYTYTPTGAGVNVYIIDTGIRFSHADFGGRAVSGYDAVDGGSADDCNGHGTHVAGTVGGATYGVAKGARLYGVRVLDCAGSGTNAGVIAGMDWVAQNRVTPAAANMSLGGGASQAIDDAIQRMVNAGVTTVVAAGNENQNACNTSPARAVNAITVGATTNTDARASFSNYGSCLDIFAPGNNITSAWHTGDAATNTISGTSMASPHVAGVAALYLQGNPSASPATVANAIVSTATSNKVTSAGTGSPNKLLFSLLTAESGGGTGGTTYTGSLSGTGASQYQPDGSYYYSANAGSHVGKLQGPSGTDFDLYLQRWNGSSWVQVAAAESSTSTESITYSGAGGYYYRWRIYSYSGSGSYTFNLTKPS; encoded by the coding sequence ATGCGTTTCAGACCCCTCGCCGCGACCGCGTTCCTCACCGCACTCGCAGCGTGCTCCGATCAGGCCGGCTCGCCGGTCGCGACCGACCCCACCCACGTCCGCTCGGCCGCCAGCGGCGCGATCCCGGGCTCGTACGTCGTGGTCCTCAACGAGGATGCCGACCCGCGCGCCGTGGCCGCCGTCGCCGGCGTCAGCCCGCGCTACGTGTACACGGCGGCGCTCACCGGCTTCGCGGCCGAGCTGAACGCCGGGCAGCTCAACGCGCTGCAGCACAACCCGAACGTCGACTACATCGAGCAGGACGCGCGGGTGCAGGCCTCCGCCACGCAGAGCAACGCCACCTGGGGGCTGGACCGCATCGACCAGCGCTCCCTTCCCCTCAACGGCACCTACACCTACACGCCGACCGGCGCGGGTGTGAACGTCTACATCATCGACACGGGCATCCGCTTCTCGCACGCCGACTTCGGCGGGCGCGCGGTGAGCGGCTACGACGCGGTGGACGGCGGCTCGGCGGACGACTGCAACGGGCACGGCACGCACGTGGCCGGCACGGTGGGCGGCGCCACGTACGGCGTGGCCAAGGGCGCCCGGCTGTACGGCGTGCGCGTGCTGGACTGCGCCGGCAGCGGCACCAACGCCGGCGTCATCGCGGGGATGGACTGGGTGGCGCAGAACCGGGTGACCCCGGCCGCCGCCAACATGTCGCTGGGCGGCGGGGCGAGCCAGGCGATCGACGACGCGATCCAGCGGATGGTGAACGCGGGCGTGACCACCGTGGTCGCCGCGGGCAACGAGAACCAGAACGCCTGCAACACCTCGCCGGCCCGTGCCGTGAACGCCATCACGGTGGGCGCCACGACGAACACGGACGCGCGCGCCTCCTTCTCCAACTACGGCAGCTGCCTGGACATCTTTGCGCCGGGCAACAACATCACGTCGGCCTGGCACACGGGCGACGCCGCCACCAACACCATCAGCGGCACCTCGATGGCCTCGCCGCACGTGGCGGGTGTGGCCGCGCTCTACCTGCAGGGCAACCCGTCGGCTTCGCCGGCGACGGTGGCCAACGCCATCGTCAGCACCGCCACCAGCAACAAGGTGACGAGCGCCGGCACCGGCTCGCCCAACAAGCTCCTCTTCTCGCTGCTGACGGCGGAGAGCGGCGGCGGCACGGGGGGCACCACGTACACGGGGAGCCTGAGCGGCACCGGCGCCTCGCAGTACCAGCCGGACGGCAGCTACTACTACAGCGCCAACGCGGGCTCGCACGTCGGCAAGCTGCAGGGCCCGTCGGGCACCGACTTCGACCTCTACCTGCAGCGCTGGAACGGCTCGTCGTGGGTGCAGGTGGCCGCGGCGGAGAGCTCCACCTCCACCGAGAGCATCACCTACAGCGGCGCGGGCGGCTACTACTACCGCTGGAGGATCTACTCGTACAGCGGCAGCGGCTCGTACACCTTCAATCTCACCAAGCCGAGCTGA